From the genome of Candidatus Paceibacterota bacterium:
GCGCATGTTCCAGACTGCAGCCTCACTGGTAATGTTGCGGGAAGATGCATAGAGTACCAGCTGGGCATTAATGGTGACAGGAGCGTCTTTAATACGGAGATTAGCAGCAATTAGGCGAGGATCGACATAGTCGTATCGCCCGGCAGCGATAGCGGCGGAAAAGCTGTTGTAGCTGGTATGAACCGGCCACCAGGCGAAGCCTTTATGGAATTCAAAGCTGGCACCTGAGGGAATGATGTGATCCGGCACACCGAGATCCTGGGCTGCCCATGAGCGGCCGTGCCTGTCCAGCATCTGCTTGATACATGCCGGGTCGGGGTCTGTTGAGCATTGCTCCCTGATTAATCGGCCACGTAGATTGTCTTGCTGATCGAGGAGATCGGCAAGCTCTAGACGTATTTCATCAATGAAGGGAAATTTTTCGATCCTGGAACACAACTCAAAATAGCTTTTTGCAGCGCACATGAAAAGAACTCCTTGGGGTAATTGGTTGTCCGCTGACACGTCAGGTAACTTAGTAAGATCAAAAGCCACAGTCCCTGCTTCATGAGCAGGACTTGAAGTTTTAGCATGCTTGAGACACTATGTCAAAATGCGATTTAATATACTAACAATTTTTCCGGAAATTTGGCCGGAGTACCTGAAAGCCGGCATTTTGGGGCGGGCGCAGGAGGATAAGTTGGTGGAAATGGCCGTGATAAATATTCGCGATTTTACGACTGACAAACACCGGACGGTAGATGATTCGCCTTATGGGGGAGGGGCGGGGATGGTACTTAAAATCGAACCGATTGCTAAAGCAATCGATTCGATTAATTTTCAATTTTCAAAGACCAATTTTCAAACAATCCGCCAGCTGGCGGACCAAATCCAAGAGACCGAAACACCACGACGGCGGATTATTGTGCTTTCTGCACGAGGGGAGCAGTTTACGCAGGCGAAAGCGGAGGAGTATGCGAAGCTGGACGAGCTGGTTTTAATTTGCGGAAGGTACGAAGGAATAGATCAGAGGGTGGCGGATTATTTGGCCGACGAGGAGATATCTATCGGACCGTATGTGTTGAATGGGGGAGAGGTGGCGGCGATGGTAGTGATTGAGGCGGTAGCGAGATTGCTGCCGGGTGTCTTGGGAAATGAAGAGTCGTTGAAGGAAGAATCATACAGTCAAAAAATCCGAAATCCTCCCGCCTCGGGCGGGACCCCGCCTGATGGCGGTGGTAAATCCATAAACCCTAAACCCAGCCTTCGCCAGACGCTACGGCGGGCAAGGCAAAATCGAAATTCGAAATCATTAAATTCAAAACGAGTCGTTAACCCTGAAAGCCAAAAAGATGAGACTGCTTCGAGTTTTACCGTTGAGTATCCGCAATATACGAAACCGGCGGAATATAAAGGATGGAAGGTGCCGGAGGTGCTGCTGTCCGGAAATCATGAAGAGATTCGCAAGTGGAGAGAGGGACAAAAGAAAAAATCCGCACGGTGAGGCACGGATTGGGGCGATGGTGGAAAAAGGGAACTAGCTTGCGCTTCAGTTGATATCGCCGGCGATGGACGTAGGGTCGTAGTTGTCTTGTTGTATTAGAGCTAAGGCCCTTTCGCTGATCTGGGAGACAAACTGCACAAGGGTGACTAAGTGCAACACAGTAGGTAGGTGACTGGCTACCAGAGAGCTGTAGCAAGAATGCTCGGTGGCAGTGGCAGGTATTTTGGTGCAGTACTTAACAGAAAGGACAGCGCCTTCCATGTCTTTGAAGTACATAAACTCATGATTGGCCGTGACT
Proteins encoded in this window:
- the trmD gene encoding tRNA (guanosine(37)-N1)-methyltransferase TrmD — translated: MRFNILTIFPEIWPEYLKAGILGRAQEDKLVEMAVINIRDFTTDKHRTVDDSPYGGGAGMVLKIEPIAKAIDSINFQFSKTNFQTIRQLADQIQETETPRRRIIVLSARGEQFTQAKAEEYAKLDELVLICGRYEGIDQRVADYLADEEISIGPYVLNGGEVAAMVVIEAVARLLPGVLGNEESLKEESYSQKIRNPPASGGTPPDGGGKSINPKPSLRQTLRRARQNRNSKSLNSKRVVNPESQKDETASSFTVEYPQYTKPAEYKGWKVPEVLLSGNHEEIRKWREGQKKKSAR